The Acidobacteriota bacterium genome segment CCAAGGCGAAAAAATGGTGAAGGACGGGCGGCGGCCGGACGCCTTGTTTGTCGAGAAGGCCGTTGTGGCGGGAGCGGAGGTGCGGGCTGCGGCGGATGAAGCGGCCGCTCTTCAAGATGTGCGCCGGATCCTGGATACGGAGAAGATCGAAGGCCCTGTCGTCTGTGCCGGGGATCTCTTCGATGCGGCGCGAGGCGCCGGAATTGCGGCCGTGCGGCCGGAAACACCGGAGGAGTGGCTTCGAGCCGCGGCCTCCGTCGTGAGAGCCGATTACGGGATCGCGGAGACGGGGACCCTCGTCCGATTCGGGAGCGATGCCTTTGAAAACAACGCCTGGATGCTGCCGCCACATTGTTTCTGCTTTGTCGATGCCAGAGCGATCGTGGTTGTCCCCGAAGATCTCGCGCCCGCTTTGAAAGCTTGTTTTGAGGAGGACGGAAACGAACCCCGGGGTGCCTTCTTCGTCACCGGCCCGAGCCGGACGGCCGATATCGAATGCCTGCTGACACTGGGCGTCCATGGCCCCTCCCGCGTCGAGATTTATCTCTTGGATGGAAAGGAATGAACCGCAGAAAGAAAGAGTTCCCCGACCCTCGCCTCAGGGCGGTCCTGCGCTCGTTTGCCGAGGGCTACAAAGCCAAGCGCGAGGCCGCTTTCGCCGGGCTGGACTTCGAGGCGCTCCGCGACCGGCTGGCCGCCGTGAAGGATGCCGCCGTCAGGGATATGCCGGTCCTCCTTGACGCCTTCGAGCGGCGTGCAACGGCCCGGGGCGCCCGAGTGTTGCGGGCCGCAAGCGGCGACGACGCCAACGCCCTCATCCGGGATATCCTGAAGGAACACAAGGCGAGAACCGTCGTCAAGAGCAAGTCCATGGTCAGCGAGGAGACTCGGCTCAACGCGGCTCTCGAGGAATGGGGATACCGGCCCCGGGAGACCGATCTCGGCGAGTGGATCGTCCAGTTGGCCGGAGAATGTCCCAGCCACATGGTCATGCCGGCCATTCACATGACCCGGGGCGATGTCGCCGGGATCTTCGAGCGTCGTCTCGGCCGTGAGATGTCCGAGGACATCCCCGCCCTCGTCCGCACAGCCCGCGAGGAGTTGCGGCGGGAGATTTTCGAGGCCGGGGCCGGACTGACCGGGGCCAACGCCCTCATCGCCGAAAGCGGCGCGACGATGCTCGTCACCAACGAGGGAAACGGCCGGCTGTGTTCGAACGTTCCGCCCGTGCATATCGTCCTGGCCAGCATCGAAAAGATCGTTCCCACGGTCGAAGACGCGCTGCTCCTCCTCCGCATCCTGACCCGGAGTGCGACCGGACAGATCATGACGAGCTACGTGTCTTTTCTCGCCGGCCCACAGCGGGAGCATGCCTACGTCATTCTTCTCGACAACAATCGGAGCGCCCTCCGCGAAGATCCCGTTTTCCGCGACGTCCTCCGCTGCATCAAGTGTTCGGCCTGCCTCAATGTCTGCCCCGTCTATCTCCAGGCTGGAGGGAAGGAATTCGCCCATATCTACATGGGAGGCATCGGCAGTCTGCTCACGGCCTGGATCCACGGCCTCGAGGCCTCGAAAAAGATGACCGATATGTGTCTTGGATGTCACCGCTGTGACGCCGTCTGCTCGACGAAGATTCCGATTGCGGCGCTGGTTCGGGCGCTCAAGGAGAGGCTTGTGGATGAGACCGGCCAGGCGTTCTGGAAGCGCGTGGCCCTCGACGGCGTCATGGGCCGTCCGGGAGTTTCGCGGGCGGCCTTCGGGCTGGCCCGGGTTGCGCGGCCGGTTGTTTCGAAAAAAGGCTTTGCCCGAAATTTTCCCCTCGGGCTGGGCCGCTTTGACCGCGGACGCGCCTTGCCCGCCCCGGCCCGAAAGCCGCTGTCTGCGATTTTTGAGGTGTCGCGGGAGTCGAAATCAACCAAAGGCACGGTCGTTATTTTTCCCGGATGCCTGATCGAACAGGCTTATCCCGAAGTCGGCCTGGCCGCGGCCCGTGTG includes the following:
- a CDS encoding LUD domain-containing protein, with protein sequence MVKDGRRPDALFVEKAVVAGAEVRAAADEAAALQDVRRILDTEKIEGPVVCAGDLFDAARGAGIAAVRPETPEEWLRAAASVVRADYGIAETGTLVRFGSDAFENNAWMLPPHCFCFVDARAIVVVPEDLAPALKACFEEDGNEPRGAFFVTGPSRTADIECLLTLGVHGPSRVEIYLLDGKE
- a CDS encoding LUD domain-containing protein; translated protein: MNRRKKEFPDPRLRAVLRSFAEGYKAKREAAFAGLDFEALRDRLAAVKDAAVRDMPVLLDAFERRATARGARVLRAASGDDANALIRDILKEHKARTVVKSKSMVSEETRLNAALEEWGYRPRETDLGEWIVQLAGECPSHMVMPAIHMTRGDVAGIFERRLGREMSEDIPALVRTAREELRREIFEAGAGLTGANALIAESGATMLVTNEGNGRLCSNVPPVHIVLASIEKIVPTVEDALLLLRILTRSATGQIMTSYVSFLAGPQREHAYVILLDNNRSALREDPVFRDVLRCIKCSACLNVCPVYLQAGGKEFAHIYMGGIGSLLTAWIHGLEASKKMTDMCLGCHRCDAVCSTKIPIAALVRALKERLVDETGQAFWKRVALDGVMGRPGVSRAAFGLARVARPVVSKKGFARNFPLGLGRFDRGRALPAPARKPLSAIFEVSRESKSTKGTVVIFPGCLIEQAYPEVGLAAARVLEKLGYDVRLGPVSCCGFPQTNAGHTTAAAKTFRKALKDMPEEGTVVTLCPTCTTMLAEIGPSAAPSEKAEALAGRVMPFSRFLARFEAEALASIQSRGGGIGQKTATYHDSCHHKHVLGASGESREIVEWALGKPLVEISEPDACCGFAGLFSASHPEISQALAADKLEAIRATGAGLVALDCPGCLLQIRGACRSAGADIEVRHTAEILDEALDRQAGET